Proteins from a single region of Budorcas taxicolor isolate Tak-1 chromosome 11, Takin1.1, whole genome shotgun sequence:
- the DCTN1 gene encoding dynactin subunit 1 isoform X5: MMRQAPTARKTTTRRPKPTRPASTGVAGASGSLGPSGSASAGELSSSEPSTPAQTPLAAPIIPTPALTSPGAALPLPSPSKEEEGLRAQVRDLEEKLETLRLKRAEDKAKLKELEKHKIQLEQVQEWKSKMQEQQADLQRRLKEARKEAKEALEAKERYMEEMADTADAIEMATLDKEMAEERAESLQQEAEVLRERVEELTTDLEILKAEIEEKGSDGAASSYQLKQLEEQNARLKDALVRMRDLSSSEKQEHVKLQKLMEKKNQELEVVRQQRERLQEELSQAERTIDELKEQVDAALGAEEMVETLTDRNLDLEEKVRKLKETVGDLEAINEMNDELQENARETELELREQLDMAGAQVRDAQKRVEAAQETVADYQQTIKKYRQLTAHLQDVNRALTNQQEASVERQQQPPPETFDFKIKFAETKAHAKAIEMELRQMEVVQANRHMGLLTAFMPDSFLRPGGDHDCVLVLLLMPRLICKAELIRKQAQEKFELSESCSERPGLRGAAGEQLSFAAGLVYSLSLLQATLHRYEHALSQCSVDVYKKVGSLYPEMSAHERSLDFLIELLHKDQLDETVNVEPLTKAIKYYQHLYSIHLAEQPEDSTMQLADHIKFTQSALDCMSVEVGRLRAFLQGGQEASDIALLLRDLETSCSDTRQFCKKIRRRMPGTDAPGIPAALAFGPQVSDTLLDCRKHLTWVVAVLQEVAAAAAQLIAPLAENEGLPVAALEELAFKASEQIYGTPSSNPYECLRQSCSLLISTMNKLATAMQEGEYDAERPPSKPPPVELRAAALRAEIMDAEGLGLKLEDRETVIKELKKSLKIKGEELSEANVRLSLLEKKLDSAAKDADERIEKVQTRLEETQTLLRKKEKEFEETMDALQADIDQLEAEKAELKQRLNSQSKRTIEGLRGPPPSGIATLVSGIAGGGAPGQAPGSVPGPGLVKDSPLLLQQISAMRLHISQLQHENSTLKGAQMKASLAALPPLHVAKLSLPPHEGPGSELAAGALYRKTNQLLETLNQLSARTHVVDITRSNPAAKSPSAQLLEQVAQLKSLSDTIEKLKDEVLKETVSQRPGATVPTDFATFPSSAFLRAKEEQQDDTVYMGKVTFSCAAGLGQRHRLVLTQEQLHQLHDRLIS, encoded by the exons ATGATGAGACAGGCACCGACAGCCCGAAAG ACTACAACTCGGCGGCCCAAG CCCACCCGCCCAGCCAGCACTGGGGTAGCCGGGGCCAGTGGTTCCCTGGGCCCCTCTGGCTCAGCATCAGCAGGTGAGCTGAGCAGCAGTGAGCCCAGCACCCCAGCTCAGACTCCGCTGGCAGCACCCATCATCCCCACGCCGGCCCTCACCTCTCCTGGAGCAGCACTCCCACTTCCTTCCCCCTCTAAG gaagaggaggggctgAGGGCCCAGGTGCGGGACCTGGAGGAGAAGCTGGAGACCCTGCGGCTGAAACGTGCAGAAGACAAGGCAAAACTGAAAGAGCTGGAGAAACACAAGATCCAGCTGGAGCAGGTGCAGGAATGGAAAAGCAAAATGCAGGAGCAGCAGGCAGACCTGCAGCGGCGCCTCAAGGAGGCTCGGAAG GAAGCCAAGGAGGCCCTAGAGGCAAAGGAACGCTACATGGAGGAGATGGCTGACACTGCCGATGCCATCGAGATGGCCACGCTGGACAAGGAGATGGCCGAAGAACGGGCTGAGTCTCTGCAGCAGGAGGCCGAGGTGCTGCGGGAGCGTGTGGAAGAGCTCACTACCGACTTGGAAATCCTCAAAGCTGAGATTGAAGAGAAGG GCTCAGATGGTGCCGCATCCAGTTACCAACTCAAGCAGCTTGAGGAGCAGAATGCCCGCTTAAAGGACGCCCTCGTGAG AATGCGGGATCTTTCTTCCTCAGAGAAGCAGGAGCACGTGAAACTCCAGAAGCTCATGGAAAAGAAGAACCAAGAGCTGGAAGTTGTGAGGCAACAGCGGGAGCGTCTGCAGGAGGAGCTGAGCCAGGCAGAGCGCACCATTGATGAGCTCAAGGAGCAG GTGGATGCTGCTCTGGGGGCTGAGGAGATGGTAGAGACGCTGACAGACCGGAACCTGGATCTGGAAGAGAAAGTGCGCAAATTGAAGGAGACGGTGGGGGACTTG GAAGCAATAAATGAAATGAACGATGAACTGCAGGAGAACGCCCGTGAGACGGAACTGGAGCTGCGGGAGCAGCTAGATATGGCGGGTGCCCAGGTACGGGACGCCCAGAAGCGTGTGGAAGCGGCCCAGGAGACAGTCGCAGACTATCAGCAGACCATCAAGAAGTACCGCCAGCTGACTGCCCACCTGCAG GACGTGAATCGGGCACTGACAAACCAGCAGGAAGCGTCTGTGGagaggcagcagcagccacctccAGAGACTTTTGACTTCAAGATCAAGTTTGCCGAGACTAAGGCTCATGCTAAG GCAATTGAGATGGAGTTGAGGCAGATGGAGGTGGTCCAGGCCAACCGGCACATGGGCCTGCTGACAGCCTTCATGCCCGACAGCTTCCTTCGGCCGGGCGGGGACCACGACTGCGTCCTGGTGCTGCTGCTCATGCCTCGACTCATTTGCAAG GCAGAGCTAATCCGGAAGCAGGCCCAGGAAAAGTTTGAACTAAGTGAGAGCTGTTCAGAGCGGCCAGGACTTCGAGGCGCTGCAGGGGAGCAGCTCAGCTTTGCTGCTGGGCTGGTGTATTCACTGAGTTTGCTGCAGGCCACACTCCATCGTTACGAGCA TGCCCTCTCTCAGTGCAGTGTGGACGTGTATAAGAAGGTAGGCAGCCTCTACCCTGAGATGAGTGCCCACGAACGCTCCTTGGACTTCCTCATTGAGCTGCTGCACAAGGATCAGCTGGATGAGACTGTCAACGTAGAGCCTCTCACCAAGGCCATCAAGTACTACCAG CATCTATACAGCATCCACCTTGCTGAACAACCTGAGGACAGTACCATGCAGCTGGCTGACCACATTAAG TTTACCCAGAGTGCCCTGGACTGCATGAGTGTGGAGGTGGGACGGCTACGGGCCTTCTTGCAG GGTGGGCAGGAGGCTTCAGATATTGCCCTCCTGCTCCGGGACCTGGAAACTTCGTGCAGTGATACCCGGCAGTTCTGCAAGAAGATCCGGCGGCGGATGCCAGGGACGGATGCGCCTGGGATCCCGGCTGCACTGGCCTTTGGACCACAG GTGTCCGACACACTCCTCGACTGCAGAAAGCATTTGACGTGGGTGGTGGCAGTGCTGCAGGAGGTGGCAGCAGCTGCTGCCCAGCTCATTGCCCCACTGGCAGAGAACGAGGGATTGCCTGTGGCTGCCCTGGAGGAGCTGGCTTTCAAAGCAAGCGAGCAG ATCTACGGGACCCCCTCCAGCAACCCCTATGAGTGTCTGCGTCAGTCATGCAGCCTCCTCATCAGCACTATGAACAAGTTGGCCACAGCCATGCAGGAGGGAGAGTACGATGCCGAGCGGCCCCCTAGCAAG CCTCCCCCAGTTGAGCTGCGGGCTGCAGCTCTTCGTGCAGAGATCATGGATGCTGAAGGCCTGGGTTTGAAGCTTGAGGATCGAGAGACAGTTATTAAAGAGCTGAAGAAGTCACTGAAGATCAAG GGGGAAGAGCTCAGTGAGGCCAATGTGCGGCTGAGCCTCCTGGAGAAGAAGCTGGACAGTGCTGCCAAGGATGCTGATGAGCGCATTGAGAAAGTCCAGACTCGGCTGGAGGAGACCCAGACGCTGCTGCGGAAGAAGGAGAA AGAGTTTGAGGAGACCATGGATGCACTTCAGGCTGACATCGACCAGCTGGAGGCAGAGAAGGCAGAGTTAAAGCAGCGATTGAACAGCCAGTCCAAGCGCACGATTGAGGGGCTCCGGGGGCCCCCTCCCTCGGGTATTGCCACCCTGGTCTCTGGCATTGCTGGGG GAGGCGCCCCTGGGCAGGCTCCGGGGTCTGTGCCAGGCCCAGGGCTGGTGAAGGACTCTCCACTGCTGCTTCAGCAGATCTCTGCCATGAGGCTGCACATCTCCCAGCTCCAGCACGAGAACAGCACCCTCAAG GGAGCCCAGATGAAGGCATCCTTAGCAGCCCTGCCCCCTCTGCACGTGGCCAAactctctctcccaccccacgAGGGCCCTGGCAGTGAGCTGGCTGCTGGAGCGCTGTATCGTAAGACCAACCAGCTGCTGGAGACACTGAATCAGTTGAGCGCACGCACACACGTAGTGGACATCACTCGCTCCAACCCTG CTGCCAAGAGCCCATCGGCCCAGCTCCTGGAGCAGGTGGCTCAGCTCAAGTCCCTAAGCGACACCATTGAGAAGCTCAAG GATGAGGTTCTTAAGGAGACTGTATCTCAGCGCCCTGGAGCCACGGTTCCCACTGACTTTGCCACCTTCCCTTCATCAGCCTTCCTCAGG GCCAAGGAAGAACAGCAGGATGACACTGTGTACATGGGCAAAGTGACCTTCTCGTGCGCAGCTGGCCTTGGGCAGCGACACCGGCTGGTGCTCACCCAGGAGCAGCTGCACCAGCTCCACGACCGCCTCATCTCCTGA
- the DCTN1 gene encoding dynactin subunit 1 isoform X4 encodes MSAEASARPLRVGSRVEVIGKGHRGTVAYVGATLFATGKWVGVILDEAKGKNDGTVQGRKYFTCDEGHGIFVRQSQIQVFEDGADTTSPETPDSSASKVLRREGADSNPKTSKLAPTARKTTTRRPKPTRPASTGVAGASGSLGPSGSASAGELSSSEPSTPAQTPLAAPIIPTPALTSPGAALPLPSPSKEEEGLRAQVRDLEEKLETLRLKRAEDKAKLKELEKHKIQLEQVQEWKSKMQEQQADLQRRLKEARKEAKEALEAKERYMEEMADTADAIEMATLDKEMAEERAESLQQEAEVLRERVEELTTDLEILKAEIEEKGSDGAASSYQLKQLEEQNARLKDALVRMRDLSSSEKQEHVKLQKLMEKKNQELEVVRQQRERLQEELSQAERTIDELKEQVDAALGAEEMVETLTDRNLDLEEKVRKLKETVGDLEAINEMNDELQENARETELELREQLDMAGAQVRDAQKRVEAAQETVADYQQTIKKYRQLTAHLQDVNRALTNQQEASVERQQQPPPETFDFKIKFAETKAHAKAIEMELRQMEVVQANRHMGLLTAFMPDSFLRPGGDHDCVLVLLLMPRLICKAELIRKQAQEKFELSESCSERPGLRGAAGEQLSFAAGLVYSLSLLQATLHRYEHALSQCSVDVYKKVGSLYPEMSAHERSLDFLIELLHKDQLDETVNVEPLTKAIKYYQHLYSIHLAEQPEDSTMQLADHIKFTQSALDCMSVEVGRLRAFLQGGQEASDIALLLRDLETSCSDTRQFCKKIRRRMPGTDAPGIPAALAFGPQVSDTLLDCRKHLTWVVAVLQEVAAAAAQLIAPLAENEGLPVAALEELAFKASEQIYGTPSSNPYECLRQSCSLLISTMNKLATAMQEGEYDAERPPSKPPPVELRAAALRAEIMDAEGLGLKLEDRETVIKELKKSLKIKGEELSEANVRLSLLEKKLDSAAKDADERIEKVQTRLEETQTLLRKKEKEFEETMDALQADIDQLEAEKAELKQRLNSQSKRTIEGLRGPPPSGIATLVSGIAGGGAPGQAPGSVPGPGLVKDSPLLLQQISAMRLHISQLQHENSTLKGAQMKASLAALPPLHVAKLSLPPHEGPGSELAAGALYRKTNQLLETLNQLSARTHVVDITRSNPAAKSPSAQLLEQVAQLKSLSDTIEKLKDEVLKETVSQRPGATVPTDFATFPSSAFLRAKEEQQDDTVYMGKVTFSCAAGLGQRHRLVLTQEQLHQLHDRLIS; translated from the exons AGGAAGTACTTCACTTGCGATGAAGGACATGGCATCTTTGTGCGCCAATCCCAG ATCCAGGTATTTGAAGATGGAGCGGATACTACTTCACCAGAGACACCTGATTCCTCTGCCTCAAAGGTCCTCAGAAGAG AGGGAGCTGACTCAAATCCAAAGACCAGCAAACTG GCACCGACAGCCCGAAAG ACTACAACTCGGCGGCCCAAG CCCACCCGCCCAGCCAGCACTGGGGTAGCCGGGGCCAGTGGTTCCCTGGGCCCCTCTGGCTCAGCATCAGCAGGTGAGCTGAGCAGCAGTGAGCCCAGCACCCCAGCTCAGACTCCGCTGGCAGCACCCATCATCCCCACGCCGGCCCTCACCTCTCCTGGAGCAGCACTCCCACTTCCTTCCCCCTCTAAG gaagaggaggggctgAGGGCCCAGGTGCGGGACCTGGAGGAGAAGCTGGAGACCCTGCGGCTGAAACGTGCAGAAGACAAGGCAAAACTGAAAGAGCTGGAGAAACACAAGATCCAGCTGGAGCAGGTGCAGGAATGGAAAAGCAAAATGCAGGAGCAGCAGGCAGACCTGCAGCGGCGCCTCAAGGAGGCTCGGAAG GAAGCCAAGGAGGCCCTAGAGGCAAAGGAACGCTACATGGAGGAGATGGCTGACACTGCCGATGCCATCGAGATGGCCACGCTGGACAAGGAGATGGCCGAAGAACGGGCTGAGTCTCTGCAGCAGGAGGCCGAGGTGCTGCGGGAGCGTGTGGAAGAGCTCACTACCGACTTGGAAATCCTCAAAGCTGAGATTGAAGAGAAGG GCTCAGATGGTGCCGCATCCAGTTACCAACTCAAGCAGCTTGAGGAGCAGAATGCCCGCTTAAAGGACGCCCTCGTGAG AATGCGGGATCTTTCTTCCTCAGAGAAGCAGGAGCACGTGAAACTCCAGAAGCTCATGGAAAAGAAGAACCAAGAGCTGGAAGTTGTGAGGCAACAGCGGGAGCGTCTGCAGGAGGAGCTGAGCCAGGCAGAGCGCACCATTGATGAGCTCAAGGAGCAG GTGGATGCTGCTCTGGGGGCTGAGGAGATGGTAGAGACGCTGACAGACCGGAACCTGGATCTGGAAGAGAAAGTGCGCAAATTGAAGGAGACGGTGGGGGACTTG GAAGCAATAAATGAAATGAACGATGAACTGCAGGAGAACGCCCGTGAGACGGAACTGGAGCTGCGGGAGCAGCTAGATATGGCGGGTGCCCAGGTACGGGACGCCCAGAAGCGTGTGGAAGCGGCCCAGGAGACAGTCGCAGACTATCAGCAGACCATCAAGAAGTACCGCCAGCTGACTGCCCACCTGCAG GACGTGAATCGGGCACTGACAAACCAGCAGGAAGCGTCTGTGGagaggcagcagcagccacctccAGAGACTTTTGACTTCAAGATCAAGTTTGCCGAGACTAAGGCTCATGCTAAG GCAATTGAGATGGAGTTGAGGCAGATGGAGGTGGTCCAGGCCAACCGGCACATGGGCCTGCTGACAGCCTTCATGCCCGACAGCTTCCTTCGGCCGGGCGGGGACCACGACTGCGTCCTGGTGCTGCTGCTCATGCCTCGACTCATTTGCAAG GCAGAGCTAATCCGGAAGCAGGCCCAGGAAAAGTTTGAACTAAGTGAGAGCTGTTCAGAGCGGCCAGGACTTCGAGGCGCTGCAGGGGAGCAGCTCAGCTTTGCTGCTGGGCTGGTGTATTCACTGAGTTTGCTGCAGGCCACACTCCATCGTTACGAGCA TGCCCTCTCTCAGTGCAGTGTGGACGTGTATAAGAAGGTAGGCAGCCTCTACCCTGAGATGAGTGCCCACGAACGCTCCTTGGACTTCCTCATTGAGCTGCTGCACAAGGATCAGCTGGATGAGACTGTCAACGTAGAGCCTCTCACCAAGGCCATCAAGTACTACCAG CATCTATACAGCATCCACCTTGCTGAACAACCTGAGGACAGTACCATGCAGCTGGCTGACCACATTAAG TTTACCCAGAGTGCCCTGGACTGCATGAGTGTGGAGGTGGGACGGCTACGGGCCTTCTTGCAG GGTGGGCAGGAGGCTTCAGATATTGCCCTCCTGCTCCGGGACCTGGAAACTTCGTGCAGTGATACCCGGCAGTTCTGCAAGAAGATCCGGCGGCGGATGCCAGGGACGGATGCGCCTGGGATCCCGGCTGCACTGGCCTTTGGACCACAG GTGTCCGACACACTCCTCGACTGCAGAAAGCATTTGACGTGGGTGGTGGCAGTGCTGCAGGAGGTGGCAGCAGCTGCTGCCCAGCTCATTGCCCCACTGGCAGAGAACGAGGGATTGCCTGTGGCTGCCCTGGAGGAGCTGGCTTTCAAAGCAAGCGAGCAG ATCTACGGGACCCCCTCCAGCAACCCCTATGAGTGTCTGCGTCAGTCATGCAGCCTCCTCATCAGCACTATGAACAAGTTGGCCACAGCCATGCAGGAGGGAGAGTACGATGCCGAGCGGCCCCCTAGCAAG CCTCCCCCAGTTGAGCTGCGGGCTGCAGCTCTTCGTGCAGAGATCATGGATGCTGAAGGCCTGGGTTTGAAGCTTGAGGATCGAGAGACAGTTATTAAAGAGCTGAAGAAGTCACTGAAGATCAAG GGGGAAGAGCTCAGTGAGGCCAATGTGCGGCTGAGCCTCCTGGAGAAGAAGCTGGACAGTGCTGCCAAGGATGCTGATGAGCGCATTGAGAAAGTCCAGACTCGGCTGGAGGAGACCCAGACGCTGCTGCGGAAGAAGGAGAA AGAGTTTGAGGAGACCATGGATGCACTTCAGGCTGACATCGACCAGCTGGAGGCAGAGAAGGCAGAGTTAAAGCAGCGATTGAACAGCCAGTCCAAGCGCACGATTGAGGGGCTCCGGGGGCCCCCTCCCTCGGGTATTGCCACCCTGGTCTCTGGCATTGCTGGGG GAGGCGCCCCTGGGCAGGCTCCGGGGTCTGTGCCAGGCCCAGGGCTGGTGAAGGACTCTCCACTGCTGCTTCAGCAGATCTCTGCCATGAGGCTGCACATCTCCCAGCTCCAGCACGAGAACAGCACCCTCAAG GGAGCCCAGATGAAGGCATCCTTAGCAGCCCTGCCCCCTCTGCACGTGGCCAAactctctctcccaccccacgAGGGCCCTGGCAGTGAGCTGGCTGCTGGAGCGCTGTATCGTAAGACCAACCAGCTGCTGGAGACACTGAATCAGTTGAGCGCACGCACACACGTAGTGGACATCACTCGCTCCAACCCTG CTGCCAAGAGCCCATCGGCCCAGCTCCTGGAGCAGGTGGCTCAGCTCAAGTCCCTAAGCGACACCATTGAGAAGCTCAAG GATGAGGTTCTTAAGGAGACTGTATCTCAGCGCCCTGGAGCCACGGTTCCCACTGACTTTGCCACCTTCCCTTCATCAGCCTTCCTCAGG GCCAAGGAAGAACAGCAGGATGACACTGTGTACATGGGCAAAGTGACCTTCTCGTGCGCAGCTGGCCTTGGGCAGCGACACCGGCTGGTGCTCACCCAGGAGCAGCTGCACCAGCTCCACGACCGCCTCATCTCCTGA